Proteins encoded by one window of Candidatus Neomarinimicrobiota bacterium:
- a CDS encoding phosphocholine cytidylyltransferase family protein, with the protein MIAVILAAGASRRLGNITDGLPKTMIRFGDKPLLQYQMESLLGSDVDKVYIVVGYKKDIIIDYFGNRFADLQLDYIENREYMNTNTIYSLWLAKEYFINNDFIYFNADVLCHPDVPKRVLKSAHSNVMAIEEKDCGEEEVKVICDHNGKILRIGKDINPDKCKGEFIGIAKFSSDLTEDFADCMERIISAGGEKNFFEKAVDKLLDKFDFYIENITGLPVIEIDFPEDLERARLEVYNRIISEYNW; encoded by the coding sequence ATGATAGCTGTTATACTTGCGGCAGGAGCTTCGAGAAGATTAGGTAATATTACGGATGGTTTACCAAAGACAATGATTAGATTTGGTGATAAGCCATTACTACAATACCAGATGGAATCTTTATTGGGCTCAGATGTTGATAAAGTTTATATTGTTGTGGGATATAAGAAAGATATTATAATTGATTATTTCGGGAATAGATTTGCAGATTTGCAATTAGACTATATTGAGAATAGGGAATATATGAATACGAATACAATTTATTCTCTCTGGCTTGCAAAGGAATACTTTATTAATAATGACTTTATTTACTTTAATGCCGATGTGCTTTGTCATCCTGATGTCCCGAAGAGGGTTTTAAAGTCGGCTCACTCAAATGTCATGGCTATTGAAGAAAAGGATTGCGGTGAGGAGGAAGTAAAGGTAATCTGTGATCATAATGGTAAAATTTTAAGAATTGGTAAAGATATTAATCCCGATAAATGCAAAGGAGAATTTATAGGTATAGCTAAGTTTAGTTCGGATTTAACGGAGGACTTTGCTGATTGTATGGAAAGGATAATATCAGCTGGAGGAGAAAAAAATTTCTTTGAAAAAGCGGTGGATAAGCTTCTTGATAAATTTGATTTTTATATTGAAAATATAACTGGTCTTCCAGTGATTGAAATAGATTTTCCAGAGGACCTTGAAAGAGCAAGGTTGGAAGTATACAATAGAATTATTAGTGAATATAACTGGTGA
- a CDS encoding CDP-glycerol glycerophosphotransferase family protein gives MKRYLHFVTKPYSFPVIKPLLETINNYKKGESLVYVHKSILDKVPSYVSSNVTDSIYDAIKFKPDIVFIPGNIVHPNLPGIKVQVFHGLCEEKGGHYKITGFFDIYCTSGPLITSKFKRLEKKYGHFVVVETGWPKVDYILSYELDQKYREKIVGNTSMKVILYAPTFSPKFKSTSKLMPVLSSIIRDDEIVIVKFHDLARREEINEAKKIGDNRIIVLKDADNVPLLHLADILISDTSSIVYEFLLLGKPVITIGAKVRQEKGINLKDVNLLRAAIDKLRENPDLNLEARDKIITQVQAYRDTKNSLRVIESVDKIIESGALSKLRKKPLNFFRKYQAYRFFN, from the coding sequence ATGAAGAGATACTTACACTTTGTAACTAAGCCATATTCATTCCCTGTTATAAAACCATTACTTGAAACAATTAATAATTATAAAAAGGGAGAAAGTCTTGTCTATGTACATAAAAGTATTTTAGATAAGGTTCCTTCATACGTCAGTTCGAATGTCACCGACTCCATCTATGATGCAATCAAATTTAAGCCTGATATAGTCTTTATCCCGGGCAATATTGTTCATCCTAATTTACCAGGGATCAAAGTTCAGGTATTTCATGGTCTTTGTGAGGAAAAAGGTGGGCATTATAAGATTACTGGATTTTTTGATATCTATTGTACAAGTGGTCCTTTGATTACCAGCAAATTTAAGAGGTTGGAGAAAAAATATGGGCATTTTGTAGTAGTTGAGACAGGCTGGCCAAAGGTTGATTACATATTAAGTTACGAGCTTGATCAGAAGTACAGAGAGAAAATAGTAGGCAATACAAGTATGAAAGTAATATTGTATGCTCCAACTTTTAGTCCAAAATTTAAATCAACAAGCAAACTAATGCCTGTTTTATCCAGTATTATAAGAGATGATGAAATAGTAATTGTGAAATTTCATGATCTTGCAAGAAGAGAAGAAATTAATGAGGCAAAAAAAATTGGAGACAATAGGATAATTGTTTTGAAAGATGCTGATAACGTCCCTTTATTGCACCTTGCTGATATTTTGATTTCAGATACATCGTCAATCGTTTATGAATTTTTATTATTGGGGAAACCAGTGATAACAATTGGAGCAAAGGTCAGGCAAGAGAAGGGTATCAATTTAAAGGATGTCAATTTGTTAAGAGCTGCGATAGATAAGCTTAGAGAAAACCCTGACTTGAATTTGGAGGCTAGAGATAAAATAATTACTCAAGTACAGGCATATCGCGATACAAAAAATAGTTTAAGAGTGATAGAATCAGTAGATAAAATAATAGAATCGGGTGCTTTGAGTAAATTAAGAAAAAAACCCTTAAACTTTTTTAGAAAGTATCAGGCTTATAGGTTCTTTAATTAA
- a CDS encoding phosphoenolpyruvate carboxykinase (ATP) translates to MIRNWTGKGPHPKHIIFLTCNAFGVMPPVAKLDLN, encoded by the coding sequence ATAATACGAAATTGGACAGGAAAGGGCCCACATCCAAAGCACATAATATTTTTAACCTGTAATGCATTTGGTGTTATGCCTCCTGTAGCAAAGCTTGATTTAAATTAA
- a CDS encoding phosphoenolpyruvate carboxykinase (ATP), whose amino-acid sequence MCGTEGGQDKKPIPTFSNCFGAPFIVIYLLKYALTLKENVKKYKSEVWLVNTE is encoded by the coding sequence ATTTGTGGTACTGAAGGAGGGCAGGATAAAAAGCCTATTCCAACTTTCAGCAACTGTTTCGGTGCACCTTTTATAGTTATATATCTGTTGAAATATGCATTAACGCTTAAGGAGAATGTAAAAAAGTACAAATCGGAAGTGTGGCTTGTGAATACAGAATAG
- the wecB gene encoding UDP-N-acetylglucosamine 2-epimerase (non-hydrolyzing), giving the protein MAAKIVSIVGARPNFIKAFSVSREIRKEFKEVIVHTGQHYDYLMNKVFFDELGMPEVDYHLGVGSGSHAYQTGEMLKRIEEVLINENPDLVLVYGDTNTTLAGALAASKLHIKIAHIEAGLRSFDKSMPEEINRILTDHCSDYLFCPTQTAVNNLKNESIVENVFMTGDVMVDALKSCINIIDEENILSKIDVTPGDYYLATIHRAENTDNIERLSNILRAFKELGNIVFPVHPRTKGALENIPLSRDIINGIKIIEPVGYLDMLALEKNAKKIITDSGGVQKEAYILGIPCITIRNNTEWVETLEEGWNILVEAETEKIFEVVSKFNPTKQRSNLFGNGEASKRIKEILTDIYH; this is encoded by the coding sequence ATGGCGGCAAAGATTGTATCAATTGTTGGAGCAAGACCGAATTTTATTAAAGCATTTTCTGTTTCAAGGGAAATTAGAAAGGAATTTAAAGAAGTAATAGTTCATACAGGTCAGCACTATGATTATTTAATGAACAAGGTCTTTTTTGATGAGCTTGGGATGCCAGAGGTTGATTATCATTTGGGTGTTGGATCTGGTTCACATGCTTACCAGACTGGTGAGATGCTGAAAAGAATTGAAGAGGTATTAATCAATGAAAACCCTGATCTGGTTTTGGTCTATGGTGATACCAACACAACGCTAGCTGGAGCTCTGGCAGCTTCAAAGTTGCACATTAAAATAGCTCATATAGAGGCTGGTTTGAGGAGTTTTGATAAATCAATGCCTGAGGAGATAAATAGAATCCTAACCGATCATTGCTCGGATTATTTGTTCTGTCCAACACAGACTGCAGTTAATAATCTTAAAAACGAATCTATTGTTGAAAATGTGTTCATGACTGGCGATGTAATGGTTGACGCTCTAAAAAGTTGTATAAATATTATTGATGAAGAAAATATTTTATCAAAAATTGATGTAACACCGGGAGATTATTATCTTGCAACAATTCACCGTGCAGAGAATACCGATAATATTGAAAGACTATCTAATATATTAAGAGCATTTAAAGAACTTGGAAATATTGTATTTCCAGTACACCCGAGAACTAAGGGAGCTTTAGAAAATATTCCCTTAAGTAGAGATATTATAAACGGAATAAAAATAATTGAACCAGTAGGATATCTTGATATGCTGGCGTTGGAAAAAAATGCAAAAAAAATTATAACTGATTCAGGAGGTGTACAGAAGGAAGCATATATTCTGGGCATACCATGTATTACTATACGTAATAATACTGAATGGGTAGAAACATTAGAAGAAGGATGGAATATTTTGGTAGAGGCAGAGACAGAGAAAATTTTCGAAGTGGTATCAAAATTTAATCCTACAAAACAGAGAAGTAATTTATTTGGTAATGGAGAAGCAAGTAAAAGAATCAAGGAGATTTTAACCGACATATATCACTAA
- a CDS encoding glycosyltransferase family 9 protein: MYKSFLILIPKRFGEIVLATPIFRNIKSNLPESIITVTIYDRYKSIIENNPYIDHIISLDEKRFVSEFLKSLFKERNNYDVTIDILSLPSTALITWYINSPIRIGLNKRVRKYFYNLHYNEQRLNNTPYMADFRLNSIRLMSMKVDSVKRDIFIDDISFEQAMKILSVSGVNEDEKYITITPISPAFYKLWPHRYYARLIERIYCHLKYKIILLCGPGEYWHLEQIGHMMGGKYDVARLEIDGIKKIAAIISKSSLHIGNDGGLNHIAQSLNIPTITIFGPTDYRIWNAPEEHCIAVSKEVNCRRRKCYLNCTNNLFCLRKITPEEVFEKVKFLLSKYAN, encoded by the coding sequence ATGTATAAAAGTTTTTTGATTCTTATTCCAAAAAGGTTCGGGGAAATAGTTCTGGCTACTCCTATTTTCAGGAATATAAAAAGTAACCTACCAGAATCAATTATAACTGTAACAATATACGATAGATATAAATCAATAATTGAAAATAACCCTTATATTGACCATATAATAAGCTTAGACGAAAAAAGATTTGTTTCAGAATTTTTAAAAAGTTTATTTAAGGAGAGAAATAACTATGATGTTACTATAGATATCCTGTCTTTACCATCAACAGCTCTTATTACATGGTATATAAATTCCCCTATTAGAATTGGATTAAATAAAAGAGTGAGAAAATATTTTTATAATTTGCACTACAATGAACAAAGACTAAACAATACTCCTTATATGGCTGATTTCCGGTTAAATTCTATACGCTTAATGTCAATGAAAGTAGATTCAGTAAAAAGGGATATATTTATTGATGATATATCATTTGAACAGGCGATGAAAATACTTTCAGTATCTGGTGTGAACGAGGATGAAAAATATATAACAATCACTCCCATATCACCTGCTTTCTATAAACTATGGCCGCATAGGTATTATGCCAGACTTATTGAACGTATTTATTGTCATTTAAAATATAAAATTATACTATTATGTGGTCCAGGGGAGTACTGGCATCTGGAGCAGATAGGACATATGATGGGTGGAAAGTACGACGTGGCGAGACTTGAGATTGATGGTATAAAAAAGATAGCAGCAATTATTTCAAAATCCAGCTTACATATAGGGAATGATGGCGGCTTGAACCATATTGCTCAATCTTTAAATATTCCCACAATAACAATTTTTGGTCCGACCGATTATAGGATATGGAATGCACCTGAGGAGCATTGTATTGCTGTATCTAAAGAAGTTAATTGTAGGAGGAGAAAGTGTTATTTAAATTGTACTAATAATCTTTTTTGCTTACGGAAGATTACACCTGAGGAAGTATTTGAAAAGGTAAAATTTTTATTATCAAAATATGCTAATTAA
- a CDS encoding protein kinase, which translates to MNNLKSRQWIELNAEKIYKNKVNIVASLKLNLDGTIKNYVIKYFGWRNKISYMLSPFMRSRAKKTYDNSLLLLENGVNVPKPIAVYTERKLGFIMTNFIIMEEIENYRLARSVLRDISVNFEDKIKIVKKIAEFVKTIHNMGFTHNDLTLGNFLIDSNGKVFIVDLNRMKRKVFLSSYFRMYDISKLNLCNCRLEYEHDNCLYREFLKEYSIQPEKDVGKLQKAIKNNLLRHNTKRFFRQYRR; encoded by the coding sequence TTGAATAATTTAAAATCAAGGCAGTGGATTGAATTAAATGCGGAAAAAATTTACAAAAACAAAGTAAATATTGTCGCATCATTAAAACTTAATTTAGATGGTACAATAAAAAATTATGTTATCAAATATTTTGGCTGGAGAAACAAAATATCCTACATGTTAAGTCCTTTTATGAGGTCAAGAGCAAAAAAAACATATGATAATTCGCTATTACTGTTAGAAAATGGTGTTAATGTGCCTAAACCTATAGCTGTATATACAGAAAGGAAACTTGGGTTTATAATGACTAATTTTATTATTATGGAAGAAATTGAAAATTATAGATTAGCTAGGTCAGTGCTAAGGGATATTAGTGTAAATTTTGAAGATAAAATAAAAATAGTAAAAAAGATTGCTGAATTCGTGAAAACAATTCACAATATGGGCTTTACCCACAATGATTTAACCCTTGGTAATTTTTTAATAGATAGTAATGGGAAGGTATTTATTGTGGACTTAAATAGGATGAAGAGAAAGGTATTTCTATCATCGTATTTTAGAATGTATGACATATCTAAATTGAATTTGTGTAATTGTAGGCTTGAGTATGAGCATGATAATTGTTTATATAGGGAATTTTTAAAAGAATATTCAATTCAACCAGAAAAAGATGTTGGAAAGTTGCAAAAGGCTATAAAAAATAACCTTTTAAGGCATAACACAAAAAGGTTTTTCAGGCAGTACAGGAGGTAA
- a CDS encoding ABC transporter ATP-binding protein, with protein MYLRVARIFVPYWKYIVIGFIASLLYVAFNSASVWMTASFINVIFPAERTSNIEKRETVNNSLNEKLKYYTNKIIINKNPYISLRNLCVFIFIAFFLKNIFFYLKGISFSYAQLKFITDLRNKVYSHIQDMSLSFFKKVKAGEITSIIINDVEVLRRTFGVSLNKLIVEPINILTFAILLFIISWKLTLISLIILPVSGYAIIKIGQSIRRKSFRSSKQIAGIMSILNETTNGIRVVKAFAMEEFEKRRFFRETLKYFRLLFKRARLRMISTPVSETIGVSIGVILLWFGGKQVLSGSGLSAEDFVRYILLLFAILNPIKNLNNVNVDIQQGMASAGRVFSLLDEKCDIIEIERPVHIEDFESEIIYDHVYFKYEENKDYILKDINLTVKKGEVVAIVGFSGAGKSTLVDLLPRFYDPVKGKILIDGVDIKNISLKSLRSLMGIVTQEVILFNDTIYNNIAYGLENIDFSRVVSAAKAANAYEFINKLPDKWDTIIGDRGTRLSGGEAQRIAIARALLKNPPILILDEATSNLDVESERKVQDAIEKLMKDRTVLVIAHRLSTVVGADKIIVLENGSIVEIGNHNELIEKKDGLYYHFYNMQSLGD; from the coding sequence ATGTATCTTCGAGTTGCTCGAATTTTTGTACCATATTGGAAGTATATTGTTATAGGTTTTATTGCCTCCTTACTGTATGTTGCATTTAATAGCGCATCTGTATGGATGACGGCATCTTTTATTAATGTAATTTTCCCGGCAGAGAGAACATCTAATATCGAAAAAAGAGAAACAGTAAATAATTCTTTAAATGAAAAACTAAAATATTATACGAATAAAATCATTATAAATAAGAATCCTTATATTTCCCTGAGGAATCTATGTGTTTTTATATTTATTGCATTTTTTCTTAAAAATATATTCTTTTATTTAAAGGGAATATCCTTTTCATATGCTCAGTTGAAATTTATAACAGATTTGCGAAATAAAGTTTATTCACACATTCAGGATATGTCATTGTCCTTTTTTAAAAAAGTTAAGGCTGGAGAGATAACATCGATAATTATAAATGATGTCGAGGTGTTAAGAAGAACGTTTGGCGTAAGTCTTAATAAATTGATTGTAGAGCCTATCAACATATTGACATTTGCCATATTGCTTTTCATAATTTCATGGAAATTAACACTGATATCGCTGATAATACTTCCAGTTTCTGGATATGCTATTATTAAGATAGGTCAAAGTATAAGGAGAAAATCATTTCGAAGTTCAAAACAAATAGCTGGTATTATGTCTATTCTAAATGAAACAACGAATGGCATCAGAGTTGTAAAAGCCTTTGCAATGGAAGAGTTTGAAAAAAGAAGGTTTTTTAGAGAAACGTTAAAATATTTCAGACTGCTTTTCAAAAGGGCAAGGTTGAGAATGATTTCTACACCTGTTTCGGAAACCATAGGAGTTTCTATAGGGGTAATTCTATTATGGTTTGGTGGTAAACAGGTGCTTTCAGGTTCAGGATTATCTGCTGAAGATTTTGTAAGATATATTCTTTTACTATTTGCAATTCTAAATCCGATAAAAAATTTGAATAATGTAAATGTAGATATTCAACAGGGGATGGCATCTGCTGGTAGAGTTTTTTCATTGCTTGATGAGAAATGTGATATAATCGAAATAGAAAGACCGGTGCATATTGAGGACTTTGAATCAGAAATTATTTATGATCACGTATATTTTAAATATGAGGAAAATAAAGACTATATACTAAAAGACATTAACTTAACAGTAAAGAAGGGGGAGGTTGTTGCAATTGTTGGTTTCAGCGGAGCCGGGAAGTCTACATTGGTTGATCTCCTGCCTCGATTTTACGACCCCGTAAAAGGAAAAATATTGATAGATGGAGTTGATATAAAAAATATTTCATTAAAGTCATTGAGATCATTAATGGGTATTGTCACGCAGGAAGTAATACTTTTCAATGATACTATATATAATAACATAGCCTATGGTCTTGAGAATATTGATTTTAGTAGGGTAGTGAGTGCGGCAAAGGCAGCCAATGCATATGAATTTATTAATAAATTGCCAGATAAATGGGATACAATAATAGGAGATAGAGGTACAAGACTATCTGGTGGTGAGGCACAAAGAATAGCAATAGCGAGAGCTCTGTTGAAAAATCCTCCAATTCTAATACTTGACGAAGCTACATCCAATCTTGATGTTGAATCTGAACGAAAAGTGCAGGATGCCATAGAAAAACTTATGAAAGATCGAACTGTGCTTGTAATAGCTCATAGACTATCCACTGTCGTGGGTGCTGATAAAATTATTGTACTGGAGAATGGCTCTATAGTTGAAATAGGTAATCATAATGAACTTATAGAAAAAAAAGATGGGCTTTATTATCATTTCTATAACATGCAGAGTTTGGGTGATTGA
- a CDS encoding CDP-glycerol glycerophosphotransferase family protein produces MLIKVLFNVEYIYYLPQFLPVAKEMEKSGEFEIFFTASNSKFVDYAMIKKIVHGNRYHFIESESEGDKIKKIRSENFDVTVFGRSAHAKKYCSEKTMAVLLYHGIGFKKCYYTDYDSRIDVRYVESEYRREQLLKYNYRYDIVVTGFPKLDLLLDSSVTADIKINNQKPVLLYAPTFYPSSIEHVAKYLPFLSDVYNVVIKPHQFTFTMKKYEKQKNILIDVSKKGKDIYLIDYGEFNIIPYYKISDVLLSDYSSTVFEYLATEKPIILCDFYKPRWKHRIFRSFFWSSRMDKEIFKYIDFAFVLKKPEDIYKVVDSLTEFETKKLDRIRERKEMFLGKVDGKTSIRIVEDIIKRVK; encoded by the coding sequence ATGCTAATTAAAGTACTTTTTAATGTAGAATATATATATTACCTACCACAATTTTTACCTGTGGCAAAAGAGATGGAAAAATCTGGTGAATTTGAGATATTTTTTACTGCTTCTAACAGTAAATTCGTAGATTACGCAATGATTAAAAAGATAGTTCATGGAAATAGATATCATTTTATTGAATCTGAGAGCGAAGGGGATAAGATAAAGAAAATTAGATCTGAGAATTTTGATGTGACTGTGTTTGGTAGAAGTGCCCACGCAAAAAAATATTGCTCAGAGAAAACCATGGCGGTTTTACTTTATCACGGGATAGGTTTCAAGAAATGTTATTATACCGATTATGACTCCAGAATAGATGTTAGATATGTTGAAAGTGAATATAGACGGGAGCAACTTCTAAAATATAATTATAGATATGATATAGTTGTTACAGGATTTCCGAAGCTTGATCTGCTTTTGGATTCCAGTGTTACTGCTGATATTAAAATAAATAACCAGAAGCCAGTTCTTTTGTATGCTCCGACATTTTACCCAAGCTCAATAGAGCATGTCGCAAAGTATCTCCCTTTTCTATCTGATGTTTACAATGTTGTTATCAAGCCCCACCAGTTCACATTTACTATGAAAAAATATGAGAAGCAGAAGAATATTTTGATAGATGTGTCGAAAAAAGGAAAAGATATATACCTTATTGATTATGGTGAGTTTAACATTATACCTTACTATAAAATATCAGATGTTTTATTATCTGATTACTCATCCACTGTATTTGAATATCTGGCTACCGAGAAACCAATAATACTGTGTGATTTTTATAAGCCAAGATGGAAACACAGAATATTTCGAAGTTTTTTCTGGTCATCAAGAATGGACAAAGAAATTTTTAAATATATAGATTTCGCTTTTGTTCTGAAAAAGCCCGAGGATATTTATAAAGTGGTTGATTCATTAACAGAATTTGAGACAAAAAAACTTGATAGGATTAGAGAAAGAAAAGAAATGTTTCTTGGTAAAGTAGATGGTAAAACTTCTATAAGGATTGTGGAAGATATAATAAAAAGAGTTAAATGA
- a CDS encoding DUF3108 domain-containing protein, producing the protein MRRYLLLVVLTIILICRLYSQNGFGIGEKLEFSMWYNFIKAGYAEMSVDSLIKTRNGFAYIISYKAISTGIFEKIYKVRDYMISIVDADKFYSCGFKKNIREGSYRKNYKVDFDYVNMEARSNSDTISLNGYVNDPVSIFYYVRRLDLNPGEEYSVESFDNSKISKYKLIVSDVKTISTIFGDQNCLVIKPIGFDNKPFKYGGQAVIYLSIDKRVPVLIETSFKFGKVKMRLEKYYPSNNNNRMKME; encoded by the coding sequence TTGAGAAGATACTTATTGCTGGTTGTTTTAACTATTATTCTTATATGTCGATTATACTCCCAAAACGGGTTTGGTATTGGAGAAAAACTTGAGTTTTCAATGTGGTACAATTTTATAAAAGCTGGATATGCAGAAATGAGTGTAGATTCTTTAATAAAGACCAGAAATGGTTTTGCATACATAATTTCATATAAAGCTATCTCAACAGGAATTTTTGAAAAAATATATAAAGTCAGGGATTATATGATATCAATTGTTGATGCAGATAAGTTTTATTCTTGTGGATTTAAAAAAAATATTCGGGAGGGAAGTTATAGGAAAAATTATAAGGTTGATTTTGATTATGTTAATATGGAAGCCAGAAGTAACAGTGATACGATATCTCTCAATGGATATGTTAATGATCCAGTGTCAATTTTTTATTATGTGAGAAGATTGGATCTTAATCCTGGAGAAGAATATTCCGTTGAGAGTTTTGATAATAGTAAAATAAGTAAATATAAGTTAATAGTTAGTGATGTTAAAACCATCAGTACTATATTTGGAGACCAGAATTGTCTAGTTATAAAGCCAATTGGATTTGATAATAAACCTTTCAAGTACGGTGGACAGGCGGTCATCTATCTGTCTATTGATAAAAGGGTTCCTGTCCTGATTGAAACATCTTTTAAATTCGGTAAAGTAAAAATGCGATTGGAAAAATACTATCCTTCTAACAATAATAATCGAATGAAAATGGAGTAA